tgtttgaGCGACAGCCATGAATTTAGagctgacccgaggaagacgagcactacagaggtgctccgccatccgtcgatgtcccccgccatgtctgcatcgctgaacacagtgagctgcagcctactcccgctggtcttgggaaagatgatccccTTGACATagtgcagtagccgcttcaccgcagcccagtgatcctccctgggatcctccatgaagcgactaacgtagcccatggcgaacgcaatgtccggcctcgtgtggactaggtagcgtagaccgccgaCGATACTCCAGTAGAGTGTTGCATTCACCTTcaccgcggtgctggccttcgtcagctttagctgctcctccattggagtcacgTATGGCTTGTACTCAGCCATGCCTctctgctccaacagcttcgaggcatacgcgctctgaccgagcatgagttcctccttcctctgtctcacctcgatgtcgAGGTTGTAGGAGAGTaccccgagatcgctcattcaaaaatgagccgccatctcatGCTTAAAGTTGTCGATGTCCTCCGTACGCACGCCGGTGAGGATCAGGTCGTCTACATACACGCcgatgatgagctcctccttcccccatcaccGCGTGTAGAGCATGTGCTCGGTTGCACACTGctggaacccaagctcgcccagcatggcgtcaagcttggcgttccatgctcatgGGGCCTACCGCAACCCGTAGAGCGCCTTCTGCAATCGGAGCACCTTGTGCTCCACTCCCTTGAGggcgaaacctagaggttgcctgacgaagaccgtcttcgCTAGCTCACCGTTGAGAAAGGCCAATttaacatccaagtgatggacacgccagtcctttgttgctgccaaggctagtagcaaatgaACAGACTCCATGTGTGCTACTAGCGCAAAGACTTCcttgaagtcgatgccctcatgcTGAACAAAACAtcggcgacgaggcgcgccttgtgcttgataatggcaccgagctcgtcccgcttgaccttgtacacccacttcaggctgatcggacggcatcctagagtt
Above is a genomic segment from Miscanthus floridulus cultivar M001 chromosome 3, ASM1932011v1, whole genome shotgun sequence containing:
- the LOC136543037 gene encoding secreted RxLR effector protein 161-like, whose product is MAEYKPYVTPMEEQLKLTKASTAVKVNATLYWSIVGGLRYLVHTRPDIAFAMGYVSRFMEDPREDHWAAVKRLLHYVKGIIFPKTSGSRLQLTVFSDADMAGDIDGWRSTSVVLVFLGSALNSWLSLKQKVVVLSMYQAEYVARGHIGVPSCVATPAAG